A window from Salvia miltiorrhiza cultivar Shanhuang (shh) chromosome 2, IMPLAD_Smil_shh, whole genome shotgun sequence encodes these proteins:
- the LOC131011073 gene encoding transcription factor E2FC-like, translating to MSASGENLDLNLSLNLPLSRLHLEKHSLSQQPHLRLPSLSPPAVATTNSSKVTPDKFDAHCSGDMIAQRSRFSLPPSHLLPRNNTPNELGSVGVNASLQIPKQEEVVNTFLLGPSSYVVGAKRVSKAKSSKNAKSVVQEAKLESIDNFSLSSCRYDNSLGLLTKKFIKLIQGAKDGTLDLNRTADVLQVQKRRIYDITNVLEGIGLIEKTTKNHIRWKGFEMFGPKEQDDKVSHLKAEVELLRAEDRRLDDCIRQKLEDIRELTSNQKNLFLTEEDIMSLPHLRNQTVIAIQAPRASFLEVPDPDEDIGFSQKQHKLIVRSTTGPIDVYLLSKKEQKSRDGSAKRAKLLDCLARTSSSRVDEADWSSSPDTSTSSKASGFQKIVPFDVGIDDDYWLRSDHNVSISDLWSSEEL from the exons ATGTCAGCCTCCGGCGAGAATTTGGACCTGAATCTCAGTCTAAATCTACCTCTATCTAGATTGCATTTGGAGAAGCATTCCCTTTCGCAGCAACCGCATCTGAGGCTGCCTTCTCTTTCGCCTCCCGCTGTCGCCACCACCAACTCCAGCAAAGTCACCCCTGATAAGTTTGATGCTCATTGTAGCGGTGATATGATCGCTCAACGATCGCGCTTCTCGCTTCCACCGTCGCACTTGCTGCCTCGGAACAATACG CCAAATGAACTTGGAAGTGTTGGTGTTAATGCAAGTCTCCAGATTCCTAAACAGGAGGAAGTAGTGAACACATTTTTACTTGGGCCTTCATCTTACGTGGTGGGTGCTAAACGTGTCAGTAAAGCTAAATCTTCAAAAAATGCAAAATCTGTTGTTCAGGAGGCAAAGTTAG AGTCTATTGATAACTTTAGTTTAAGCAGTTGCCGGTATGATAATTCTTTAG GCTTATTAACAAAGAAATTTATCAAGCTGATCCAGGGGGCTAAGGATGGCACTCTTGATCTTAACAGAACAGCTGATGTTTTACAG GTCCAGAAAAGGAGAATTTATGATATTACGAATGTTCTTGAAGGGATCGGTTTGATAGAGAAAACAACCAAGAATCATATTCGTTGGAA AGGATTTGAGATGTTTGGTCCTAAAGAGCAAGATGACAAAGTTTCTCACTTGAAG GCTGAGGTTGAACTTCTACGTGCAGAAGATCGTAGACTTGATGATTGCATAAG GCAGAAACTAGAAGACATTAGGGAACTTACTTCTAATCAAAA GAATCTTTTTCTGACGGAGGAAGATATTATGAGTCTTCCACATTTGAGG AATCAAACTGTTATTGCCATTCAAGCTCCTCGTGCAAGCTTTCTGGAAGTACCGGATCCTGATGAG GATATTGGTTTCTCTCAAAAGCAGCATAAACTTATTGTGAGAAGCACAACTGGACCCATTGATGTTTATCTCCTGAG CAAAAAGGAACAGAAAAGCAGAGATGGCTCAGCCAAGCGTGCCAAGTTGTTGGATTGTTTGGCCAGGACTAGTAGCAGTAGAGTTGATGAAGCTGATTGGTCTTCAAGTCCTGATACTTCAACGAGCTCCAAAGCATCTGGGTTCCAGAAAATAGTCCCGTTTGATGTTGGT ATCGATGATGACTACTGGTTGAGATCAGATCATAATGTGAGCATATCGGATTTATGGAGCTCGGAAGAGTTGTAG
- the LOC131011071 gene encoding laccase-12-like, giving the protein MSSLSALALLLLWMPLAMAKLHTHQFVVEATPVKRLCKTHNTITVNGMYPGPTLEVNNGDTLVVKVINRARYNVTIHWHGVRQMRSAWADGPEFVTQCPIRPGKSYTYRFTIQGQEGTLWWHAHSSWLRATVYGGLIIRPKQGDAYPFPKPHRETPLLLGEWWDANPIDVVREATRSGAAPNVSDAYTINGQPGDLYNCSAKHTLIVPINPGQTNLLRVVNSALNQELFFKVANHKLTVVAADASYVKPFSTSVLMLGPGQTTDVLITANQPPNRYHIAARAYASAQGAPFDNTTTTAILQYHNFSSPSAKPVAALMPAFNDTPTVTAFTRSLRSPRRVEVPTKIDHNLFFTVGLGLNNCPRGARARNCQGPNGTRFAASMNNVSFVLPSNFSLLQAHQQGLRGVFTTDFPARPPTQFDYTGNVSRSLWQPMRGTRLYKLKYGEAVQVVLQGTSIFTAENHPIHLHGYDFYIVAEGFGNFNPTRDTPKFNLVDPPMRNTASVPVGGWAVIRFVADNPGVWLMHCHLDVHITWGLAMAFLVDNGVGELQTLQPPPPDLPLC; this is encoded by the exons ATGAGCTCTTTGTCTGCGTTGGCATTGTTGCTCCTTTGGATGCCTCTAGCAATGGCCAAACTGCACACCCATCAGTTCGTG GTTGAAGCAACCCCAGTGAAGAGGCTGTGCAAAACCCACAACACGATCACGGTGAATGGGATGTATCCGGGGCCAACGTTGGAGGTGAACAACGGCGACACTCTGGTGGTGAAGGTTATTAACAGAGCTCGTTACAACGTTACAATTCACTG GCATGGCGTGAGGCAAATGAGAAGTGCATGGGCTGATGGCCCAGAATTTGTGACTCAGTGTCCAATTAGACCTGGCAAAAGTTACACTTATCGTTTCACAATCCAAGGACAAGAAGGCACGCTGTGGTGGCACGCCCACAGCTCGTGGCTGAGAGCCACCGTCTACGGCGGTCTCATCATTCGCCCCAAACAAGGCGATGCATATCCCTTCCCTAAGCCCCACCGTGAAACTCCCCTTCTTCTTGGTGAATGGTGGGACGCCAATCCCATTGATGTTGTGAGAGAAGCTACCAGAAGCGGAGCTGCTCCCAATGTCTCCGATGCTTACACCATCAACGGCCAACCTGGTGATCTTTACAACTGCTCCGCCAAACACACTCTTATTGTTCCGATCAACCCCGGGCAAACTAATCTGCTCAGAGTCGTCAACTCCGCACTCAACCAAGAACTCTTCTTCAAAGTCGCCAACCACAAGCTCACCGTCGTCGCCGCCGACGCCTCCTACGTCAAGCCCTTCTCCACCTCCGTCCTCATGCTCGGCCCCGGCCAGACCACCGACGTCCTCATCACCGCCAACCAGCCACCCAACAGATACCACATCGCAGCACGTGCTTACGCAAGTGCTCAGGGCGCCCCCTTCGAcaacaccaccaccaccgccatcCTTCAATACCACAACTTCTCCTCGCCATCGGCAAAGCCTGTGGCCGCCCTCATGCCCGCTTTCAACGACACCCCCACCGTCACCGCCTTCACCAGGAGCTTGAGAAGCCCCAGGAGGGTGGAAGTGCCCACCAAGATCGACCACAATCTCTTCTTCACGGTGGGGCTGGGCCTCAACAACTGCCCGCGCGGCGCCAGGGCCCGAAACTGCCAGGGCCCCAACGGAACACGCTTCGCCGCTAGCATGAACAATGTGTCGTTTGTGCTGCCCTCCAACTTCTCACTGCTGCAGGCACATCAGCAAGGCTTACGGGGGGTTTTCACCACCGATTTTCCGGCCAGGCCGCCCACGCAATTCGATTACACCGGCAACGTCAGCCGCTCGCTGTGGCAGCCTATGAGAGGCACCAGGTTGTATAAGCTGAAATACGGGGAGGCCGTGCAGGTTGTGTTGCAGGGAACGAGCATCTTCACGGCGGAGAATCATCCCATCCATCTTCATGGCTACGATTTCTACATCGTCGCCGAGGGATTCGGGAATTTCAATCCCACCAGAGATACGCCCAAATTCAATCTGGTGGACCCACCTATGCGGAATACGGCTAGTGTACCTGTTGGTGGTTGGGCCGTCATAAGATTTGTTGCTGATAATCCAG GAGTCTGGTTGATGCATTGCCACTTGGATGTCCATATCACTTGGGGATTAGCCATGGCCTTCCTCGTCGATAATGGCGTCGGCGAATTGCAAACTTTACAGCCGCCTCCACCAGATCTTCCCCTTTGTTGA
- the LOC131011072 gene encoding uncharacterized protein LOC131011072 has product MSTYNSDENLSGNANRRSTWDGCSVLLDINDGDRVLFARLTAGSKIKIGDKNCSLQPLIGCPFGSSFQVEVGADGPFLSPIVPNGEGNNLGEKMDDQTMEECRDNRALVDNNTAQSLTGEDIDGMRRKGATGDEIVQALIANSATFEKKTAFSQEKYRIKKQKKYAPRVLLRRPFARSICEAYFKKHAEKIGFLRVDTLSLLLSLANVTAHSDVLVFDMLEGIVTGSVAERMGGTGYVCNPYCGTTPSPISIVRMFNFSDETCKRILHASLTELQPSNSKNSTSTDQLVDDCNIGEQENKDTLSSSSAKDLVNMEESTVNMDTADNNVAASPKSGKSVKAGEKAPPEAIKSWKENGFSSLIIAAPNLDAWDIAKDLVPLLSYSAPFVIYHQYLQPLATCMHNLQSNKMAINLQISEPWLREYQVLPSRTHPHMQMSSSGGYLLSGTRISGADQN; this is encoded by the exons ATGTCGACATATAATTCAGACGAAAATTTGAGCGGGAATGCGAACCGTAGAAGCACCTGGGATGGCTGCAGTGTGTTGCTTGACATCAACGATGGCGATCGAGTGCTTTTTGCTCGCCTTACTGCAGGCTC GAAAATAAAGATAGGAGACAAGAATTGCTCTCTGCAGCCTTTGATTGGGTGCCCATTTGGGTCTTCGTTTCAGGTGGAAGTTGGCGCAGACGGACCGTTTCTATCTCCGATTGTTCCAAATGGAGAAG GTAATAATCTCGGCGAGAAAATGGATGATCAAACTATGGAAGAGTGCAGAGATAATCGTGCATTAGTAGATAATAACACAGCCCAGTCTCTCACGGGTGAGGACATAGATGGCATGCGGAG AAAGGGAGCAACTGGAGATGAAATAGTTCAGGCTCTTATTGCAAACAGTGCGACATTTGAAAAGAAAACAGCTTTTTCACAG GAAAAATACCGCATCAAAAAGCAGAAAAAATATGCGCCAAGGGTACTTCTAAGACGTCCATTTGCAAGAAG CATCTGTGAAGCTTACTTCAAAAAACATGCTGAGAAAATCGG ATTTTTGCGGGTGGATACCTTGTCCCTTCTGCTTTCCTTGGCTAATGTCACTGCACACTCAGATGTACTTGTATTTGATATGCTAGAGGGTATAGTTACTGGTTCTGTTGCAGAGCGAATGGGAG GAACGGGTTATGTATGCAATCCATATTGTGGAACCACTCCATCACCCATTAGTATTGTTCGGATGTTCAATTTCAGTGACGAGACTTGCAAAAG GATTTTACATGCTTCGCTCACTGAGTTACAACCCTCCAATAGCAAAAATTCAACATCCACCGACCAGCTTGTAGATGACTGTAATATCGGAGAACAAGAAAAT AAAGATACCCTGTCCTCTTCTTCAGCTAAAGATTTGGTCAATATGGAGGAAAGCACCGTGAATATGGATACCGCCGACAATAATGTAGCTGCTTCTCCAAAGAGTGGCAAAAGTGTCAAGGCTGGTGAGAAGGCACCTCCGGAGGCTATTAAGTCTTGGAAGGAAAATGGCTTTTCCAG tttgaTTATTGCCGCTCCAAACTTGGATGCTTGGGACATTGCAAAAGACCTGGTGCCACTTTTATCATACTCGGCGCCATTTGTGATTTATCACCAGTATCTCCAG CCTCTAGCTACATGCATGCACAATCTGCAGAGCAATAAAATGGCCATCAACTTGCAAATTTCAGAACCTTGGTTACGTGAATATCAG GTTCTTCCATCAAGAACACATCCACATATGCAGATGAGCTCATCAGGAGGCTATCTGTTGAGCGGCACTCGAATAAGCGGCGCCGATCAAAATTAG